From the genome of Ferrovibrio sp. MS7:
ACGACCAGACCACGCCGCTCGGCCTGCCGCATGGCATCTATGCCTATCCGGTGGTGTTCGGCAGCCTGTGCATGACCCTGTTCGCCTGGGCCAACGCCCTGGATGGCGACCGCACCCAGGTCTTGCAGAGCTTCATCGGCTGCGCCCTGGTGGTCGCGGCAGTCTATGTCTGGAACCACCTGCTGCCGCAAGCCGCAGTCACGCCGCTGCTGCTGCTGCTGTTCGGCTTCCTGCTCAGCGTCATCGTCGGCGTGCCGATTGCCTTCGCGCTTGCCTTCGGCTCGCTGGTCTATTTCCTTGCCGATCCGTCGCTGCCAATGGTGATCTATTCGCAGCAGGTGGCGGCCGGTGCCGACCATTTTGTGCTGCTGGCGATCCCGTTCTTCGTGCTGGCCGGCATCGCCATGGAAGTGAACGGCATGTCGGCCCGGCTGATCGGCCTGCTGCTGCACCTGATGGGCCGCCTGCGCGGCGGCATCAACCTGATCATCATTGCCTCCACCGCCATCTTCTCCGGCATCTCCGGCTCCAAGCTGGCGGATATCGCGGCGGTGAGCGGTATCATCATGCCGGCCGTGCGCCGCAGCCGCCAGGATCCTAACGAAGCCGCCGGCCTGCTCGCCTGCACGGCTGTAATGGCGGAAACCATCCCGCCCTGCGTCAACATGATCATCTTCGCCTTCGTCGCCAATATCTCGGTGGCGGGCCTGTTCATGGCCGGCCTGATCCCGGCAATCTTCCTCGCCCTGCTGCTCGCCGCCGTGGCGATCTGGTTCGGCGGCAAAGTCGACCCGCAGCATCTGCGCACCCATGAGCATTCGATGACGCAGCTTGTCGTCGGCTCGATCATCTCGCTGGTGATGATCCTGATGATCGGGCGCGGCGTGATGGCCGGCATCGCCACCTCCACCGAAATTTCCGCCTTCGCCGTGGTCTATGCCCTGGTGATCGGCGGCGCCGCCTTCCGCGAACTGACCTGGAAGGCGACGGTGAAGCTGTTCGTGCATTCCGCCACCATGTCGGGCAGCATCCTGTTCATCGTCGCTGCCGCTTCCGGCTTCGCCTATGCGCTCACCATCGAGCAGATCCCGACCATGATCACCCAGGTGATGGTGGATTTCGGCCATCAGTATGGCAGCGTCATGTTCGTGCTGTTGGCCACCGTGGTGATGGTATTCTTCGGCGCCGTGCTGGAAGGCGCACCGGCGCTGATCATCTTCGGCCCGCTGCTCACCCCCATCGCGGCGCAGCTCGGCGTCAACCCGCTGCATTTCGGCACCGTGATGGTGGTGGCGATGGGCCTCGGCCTGTTCGCGCCGCCGGTTGGGCTCGGGCTTTTCGCCACCTGCGCCATGACCGGCACGCGGGTCGAGGATGTCGCCCGGCCGATGGCGAAATATCTCGCCATCCTGGTGGTCGGCATCGTTATACTGGTGCTGTTCCCGGTCGTGTCCCTCTGGCTGCCGAATCGTCTCGGCATCAACTGATAAAAGCGCATGTCCACCATCAATGACGTCGCCAGGCTCGCCGGAGTTTCGATCTCCACCGTCAGCAATGTGCTGAACGGCCGCACCGACCGCATGAGCCGCGAGACATTGCAGCGGGTGGAGCGGGCGGTGAGCGAACTCGGCTTCCAGCCGAACCGCACCGCGCGTCAGCTCAAGACCGGCCGCGTGCAGTTGCTTGGCCTGCTGGTGCCCTCCATGGGCAATCCCAGCTACGGGCTGCTGGCACGCGAGATCGAGGGCGAATCCTGGCGCCGGCACGGCTATCGCGTCATCGTCGCCAACACCTACCGCAAACCCGAGCATGAACGCGCCTTCATCGACGACCTGTGGTCGCAGGGCGTGCGCGGCGTGATCGTGATTTCCTCGCTTGCCGACGAAAGCCATTTCGAGGCGCCGATCCAGCGCGGCATGGTGGCGGTGAGCTACGACAGCCATGCGCGGCGCGACCGCGAGCCGATCCTCGACTATGTCTCCGCCGACAATGCCGCCGGCGCGGCACTGGCGGTGGAATACCTGGTGTCCCGGGGGCATCGCCGCATTGCCTTCGTCACGCCATCGGCCTGGACCTTCAGCCGCGCCGAAAAGCGCGATGGCTTCATGGCCGCTGCCAAGAAGGCCGGCATCAAGGGCGTGGTGATCGAGGGCAGCACCGGCTCGAGCTATGTGGACGAGGAAATGGCCGAGTTGGGCCAAAGCCTGGCGGCGCCGCTGGCCCGGCATCCGGAACAGCCGACCGCCGCCGTGGCGATCAACGACATGATGGCCATCGGCCTGACGGCGGGCCTGCGCGAACAAGGCCTCAGCGTGCCGCAGGATATGTCGGTGGTGGGCATGGACGGCATCCCGCTCGGCGCCTATACCGCGCCACGCCTCACCACCATCAAGCTGCCGCTGCCGGAACTGGCCCGCACCATGGTGGACCGCATCATGCTGCGGCTGGCCGAACCGCAGACGCCGCCCGGCGAATTCCGTTTCTCATCTTCCCTGCTGGTGCGCGATTCCGTGGCGCCGCCGCGTGCCGCCGCGAAGCTGGTGCGCAAGAGTGCAAAGAGTTAGGCCATGCGTATCCTGCTGACCCATACCCCCGCCGCGCGCCGCAATTATTACGGCGATGCCGCGTTGAGCGCGCTGCGCCAACACGGCGAGGTGTTGCTGCATGAAGGCGATGTGCCGCTGACCACGGCTGAACTGATCGAGCGCGCCCAGGGTTGCGACGTGATCGTTTCCGACCGCCAGACGCCCGGCGAGGCCGCCGTGTTCGCCGCCCTGCCCGATCTCGTTGCCTTCCTGCGTTGCGCCATGGATATCCGCACCATCGACCTCGCGGCGGCAAGCAAGGCCGGCGTGCTGGTGACGCGCGCCACCGCCGGCTTCATCGATTCCGTGGCGGAACTCGCCATCGGCCTGATGGTGGATCTGGCGCGCGGGGTGAGCGACGCAGTGCGCGCCTATCGTGCCGGCGAGCCGCCGGCCATCCGCATGGGCGTGCAGCTATCCGCTTCCAGCCTCGGCATCATCGGCTATGGCGCCATCGGCCGCCGCCTCGCCCACCTGGCCCGCGCACTCGGCATGCAGGTACTGGCCAGCGACCCCTATCAGCGCATTGAGGATCCGGGCGTGCGGCAGGTGGCGCTGGATGTGCTGCTCAGCAGCGCGCGTTTCGTCGTCTGCCTGGCGCCGGCCAATGCCGAAACCGAGAAGCTGATGCATGCCGGGCGCTTCGCCGCCATGGCGAAGGGCAGCTATTTCATCAATCTGGCGCGCGGCGAACTGGTGGATGAAGCAGCGTTGCGCGAGGCGCTCGAGAGCGGCCATCTCGCCGGTGCGGCGATGGATGTCGGCCGCGCAGCGGACCAGATGCCGACACCGTCCCTGGCTGCCCTGCCCGGAATGATCGCCACGCCGCATATCGGCGGCCTGACGCCGGAAGCCGTGGCGCATCAGGCCTTCGATACCGTGGCCCAGGTGGCGGCACTCGCCGCCGGCAGGCTGCCGCCCGGCGCGGTCAATGCCGCCGAGGCGCATCGCCTCGCCCGGCTGGGGATCAAGGCGGCCTAAAGCAGCTCGAAC
Proteins encoded in this window:
- a CDS encoding TRAP transporter large permease, encoding MAGMTSNAAEAPLLYARYGAIGAGLRRLLGFLDYAAGIALAVDVLVVFASVIFRYFLHDPVDWAEEVARALMVLLVFFGAGTALGRGQHAGIEVLHRQFPVTWHSMLSHINRWIVAGVATALFITSVALAMESHDQTTPLGLPHGIYAYPVVFGSLCMTLFAWANALDGDRTQVLQSFIGCALVVAAVYVWNHLLPQAAVTPLLLLLFGFLLSVIVGVPIAFALAFGSLVYFLADPSLPMVIYSQQVAAGADHFVLLAIPFFVLAGIAMEVNGMSARLIGLLLHLMGRLRGGINLIIIASTAIFSGISGSKLADIAAVSGIIMPAVRRSRQDPNEAAGLLACTAVMAETIPPCVNMIIFAFVANISVAGLFMAGLIPAIFLALLLAAVAIWFGGKVDPQHLRTHEHSMTQLVVGSIISLVMILMIGRGVMAGIATSTEISAFAVVYALVIGGAAFRELTWKATVKLFVHSATMSGSILFIVAAASGFAYALTIEQIPTMITQVMVDFGHQYGSVMFVLLATVVMVFFGAVLEGAPALIIFGPLLTPIAAQLGVNPLHFGTVMVVAMGLGLFAPPVGLGLFATCAMTGTRVEDVARPMAKYLAILVVGIVILVLFPVVSLWLPNRLGIN
- a CDS encoding NAD(P)-dependent oxidoreductase, whose translation is MRILLTHTPAARRNYYGDAALSALRQHGEVLLHEGDVPLTTAELIERAQGCDVIVSDRQTPGEAAVFAALPDLVAFLRCAMDIRTIDLAAASKAGVLVTRATAGFIDSVAELAIGLMVDLARGVSDAVRAYRAGEPPAIRMGVQLSASSLGIIGYGAIGRRLAHLARALGMQVLASDPYQRIEDPGVRQVALDVLLSSARFVVCLAPANAETEKLMHAGRFAAMAKGSYFINLARGELVDEAALREALESGHLAGAAMDVGRAADQMPTPSLAALPGMIATPHIGGLTPEAVAHQAFDTVAQVAALAAGRLPPGAVNAAEAHRLARLGIKAA
- a CDS encoding LacI family DNA-binding transcriptional regulator — its product is MSTINDVARLAGVSISTVSNVLNGRTDRMSRETLQRVERAVSELGFQPNRTARQLKTGRVQLLGLLVPSMGNPSYGLLAREIEGESWRRHGYRVIVANTYRKPEHERAFIDDLWSQGVRGVIVISSLADESHFEAPIQRGMVAVSYDSHARRDREPILDYVSADNAAGAALAVEYLVSRGHRRIAFVTPSAWTFSRAEKRDGFMAAAKKAGIKGVVIEGSTGSSYVDEEMAELGQSLAAPLARHPEQPTAAVAINDMMAIGLTAGLREQGLSVPQDMSVVGMDGIPLGAYTAPRLTTIKLPLPELARTMVDRIMLRLAEPQTPPGEFRFSSSLLVRDSVAPPRAAAKLVRKSAKS